A single genomic interval of Bacillus sp. es.036 harbors:
- a CDS encoding pentapeptide repeat-containing protein — MYKNVKVTLPKIPAVLEKGSFRDIYNDDDFTLMNCEITGETIEDIEVDQAIVSKVVFRNVTFTNASLPRIDLTDVTFDNCDLSNVNFNEGIIHRVKFIDCKLMGTDFSEANLGNVLFENSRAHFSSYVDTRLKQVEFKSTSLQNANYHGCQFTKTTFVQCDLNEVNFVQSRLNGVDISTCYFERLHVDFETLEGCIVSQEQAIGFAKLLGLKVADK, encoded by the coding sequence ATGTATAAAAATGTGAAAGTGACGCTTCCTAAAATTCCGGCGGTTTTGGAAAAAGGAAGCTTTCGTGATATCTACAATGATGACGATTTTACATTAATGAATTGTGAGATAACTGGAGAGACAATCGAAGACATTGAAGTTGATCAGGCTATTGTTTCAAAAGTTGTATTTCGAAATGTGACGTTTACGAATGCCTCGCTACCTCGTATTGACCTAACCGATGTGACCTTTGATAATTGCGATCTTTCAAATGTGAACTTCAATGAAGGCATCATTCATCGTGTGAAGTTTATTGATTGCAAACTCATGGGAACAGATTTTTCTGAAGCAAATCTCGGAAACGTTCTATTTGAAAATAGCCGTGCGCATTTCAGTAGTTACGTGGATACGCGCTTAAAACAAGTGGAGTTTAAATCCACTTCTCTACAAAATGCAAACTACCACGGTTGCCAGTTTACAAAAACGACATTCGTTCAGTGCGACCTTAATGAGGTGAACTTTGTGCAATCGCGTTTAAATGGAGTGGATATTAGTACGTGCTATTTCGAGAGGCTTCACGTGGATTTTGAAACGCTTGAAGGTTGTATCGTTTCACAGGAACAGGCGATTGGATTTGCGAAGTTATTAGGACTGAAAGTAGCGGATAAATAG
- a CDS encoding DUF2197 domain-containing protein produces MLEANCFFCKKKFRVKPSDSQFRKLKQNPKASYVCQSCNQSMQREAQRSTGLDPDQIDQYDKFFR; encoded by the coding sequence ATGCTTGAAGCGAATTGTTTTTTTTGTAAAAAGAAATTCCGGGTAAAGCCATCTGATTCGCAATTTCGGAAATTAAAGCAGAATCCAAAGGCGAGCTATGTGTGTCAGTCATGCAACCAATCAATGCAAAGAGAAGCGCAGCGAAGCACTGGTCTTGATCCCGATCAAATCGACCAGTATGATAAGTTTTTTCGCTAA
- a CDS encoding ABC transporter permease, which translates to MASLLNARLLPGIVSGSIFLSVLLTGMLIFQSASQEKKEKVAEIILSSMEPYELMQGKIIGYFLLGVSQVFIWLFCALPFLAWKLGLDILKYLILPKTIVLIFIALLGYFLFAALLVGLGATVEDVTSSSNFQGTIMMLPFSFSLFILPVLEEPNGMAATIGSYIPFTATGTLIFRLSLLEVWPWEQIIGSICLLLLTSWICMKVAGKIFKVGILMYGKNASPREIWKWMRA; encoded by the coding sequence ATGGCTTCATTGTTGAACGCCCGTTTGCTGCCCGGAATTGTTTCCGGTAGTATTTTTCTCTCCGTTCTATTAACAGGCATGCTGATTTTTCAGAGTGCTTCTCAAGAGAAGAAAGAGAAAGTGGCTGAAATTATTTTATCGTCAATGGAACCATACGAATTAATGCAAGGAAAAATCATAGGCTATTTTTTGCTTGGAGTGTCACAGGTGTTCATTTGGCTGTTCTGTGCTCTTCCATTCTTAGCGTGGAAATTAGGACTGGATATCCTGAAATACTTGATTTTGCCAAAAACGATCGTATTGATTTTCATTGCACTGCTTGGTTACTTTTTATTTGCAGCGTTACTCGTTGGTCTAGGAGCAACAGTTGAAGATGTAACCTCATCAAGTAATTTTCAAGGAACGATTATGATGTTGCCTTTCTCCTTTTCGCTTTTCATTCTTCCTGTATTAGAAGAGCCGAATGGAATGGCCGCAACGATTGGTTCTTATATTCCATTTACGGCAACTGGAACATTGATTTTCCGTCTTTCTCTACTGGAAGTATGGCCATGGGAACAGATTATCGGGTCAATTTGTCTCTTACTTCTAACTTCCTGGATATGCATGAAGGTGGCAGGTAAAATCTTTAAAGTTGGCATCTTAATGTATGGAAAGAATGCTAGCCCTCGTGAGATTTGGAAGTGGATGAGGGCTTAA
- a CDS encoding CBO0543 family protein has protein sequence MSKDRGILYIIWIVTGVLLYRFVPKTKIRHVLVVMFFKQFITWFLGLWVVEKGMIKYPVRFMKKSNKSSFTFEYFIYPSFCAIFNLNYPEKRNKVIQFFYYLFHVGLITCGEVLAEKYTNLIKYVKWKWYYSFVSLGITNYISRRFYKWFYKDEFKNHETGG, from the coding sequence GTGTCAAAAGATCGTGGAATACTCTACATCATTTGGATTGTCACTGGTGTGTTATTATATCGATTTGTTCCGAAAACTAAAATAAGGCATGTTCTAGTTGTGATGTTTTTTAAGCAATTTATTACCTGGTTTTTAGGGTTGTGGGTTGTTGAGAAAGGTATGATTAAGTACCCTGTGCGATTTATGAAGAAATCAAATAAAAGTAGCTTTACATTTGAATACTTCATCTATCCCTCGTTCTGTGCGATTTTTAATTTGAATTATCCTGAGAAGCGAAATAAGGTTATCCAATTTTTTTACTATCTTTTTCATGTTGGTTTGATTACTTGTGGCGAAGTACTAGCTGAGAAGTATACGAATCTCATTAAGTATGTCAAGTGGAAGTGGTACTATAGTTTTGTGTCACTTGGAATAACGAATTACATATCGAGACGTTTTTATAAATGGTTTTATAAAGATGAGTTTAAGAATCATGAAACAGGTGGTTAA
- a CDS encoding ABC transporter ATP-binding protein: protein MASVLEVKGLGKRFKHGAIIENLSFHVNKGEIMAILGPNGAGKSTTIRSILGILYPDEGEIFYQGESMKKIPPERIGYLPEERGLYKNVKVIDILLYFADLKDYPIQKAKQRAKFYLKRFGLEDKEKVKMDELSKGMGQKIQFIASIIHEPEILILDEPFSGLDPVSQELFQKEIKELAEQGTAILLSSHQMNLIETLGDRLLFIHKGKEVVTGSIHDVKAQFSNYKCTIRGENTRSLLETIPMVDRIEQKTRRRFYSLKRR from the coding sequence ATGGCTAGCGTGCTAGAGGTAAAAGGACTTGGTAAGCGATTTAAACATGGAGCGATCATTGAAAATCTTTCCTTTCACGTTAATAAAGGCGAGATTATGGCGATTCTTGGACCAAATGGAGCTGGAAAGTCTACGACAATTCGTTCAATTTTGGGGATTTTATATCCCGATGAAGGAGAGATCTTTTATCAAGGAGAGTCTATGAAAAAAATCCCTCCGGAGCGGATTGGGTACTTACCTGAAGAGCGTGGTCTTTATAAAAATGTAAAAGTAATCGATATCCTCCTCTATTTTGCAGATTTAAAAGATTATCCTATTCAAAAAGCCAAGCAACGTGCTAAGTTTTATTTAAAGAGGTTTGGTCTAGAAGATAAAGAGAAAGTGAAAATGGACGAATTATCGAAAGGGATGGGGCAAAAAATTCAGTTCATCGCTTCCATCATTCATGAGCCAGAAATCCTCATTCTTGATGAACCCTTTTCAGGTCTGGACCCTGTTAGTCAGGAACTTTTCCAAAAAGAAATCAAAGAATTGGCGGAACAAGGTACTGCGATTTTACTTTCCTCTCATCAAATGAATCTTATCGAAACGTTAGGAGATCGGCTCTTATTTATACATAAAGGAAAAGAGGTAGTGACGGGCTCAATCCATGATGTGAAAGCACAGTTTTCGAATTACAAATGCACGATTCGTGGAGAAAATACCCGCTCCCTACTAGAAACGATTCCTATGGTTGACCGAATTGAGCAAAAAACAAGACGTCGATTCTATTCCTTGAAAAGGAGGTAG
- a CDS encoding DUF2812 domain-containing protein codes for MGKTKYVMSSGLAFSEEKEMAKLSEYARKGWLFEKFAFLGFVLRQGEPQNLIYSLDYQKEPDEEYFSYFEEAGWTIVCSVGNEMHVFSAAQGTTPIYSDKESTKEKYERERQSMKKVASPALLLTLVFIVLSMSSQNGYLPSIVGQISEYSSYATFIVLIFTGMPYLAYCYKLKKLEKQDF; via the coding sequence GTGGGGAAGACAAAATACGTAATGAGCAGTGGATTAGCTTTTTCAGAAGAGAAAGAGATGGCAAAGCTGAGCGAATACGCGCGAAAAGGATGGCTATTTGAGAAATTTGCGTTTCTAGGATTTGTATTACGACAAGGAGAACCACAGAATCTTATCTATTCTCTAGACTATCAAAAAGAACCTGATGAGGAGTATTTTAGTTATTTTGAAGAAGCTGGGTGGACGATTGTTTGTTCGGTTGGAAATGAAATGCACGTATTTTCAGCAGCTCAAGGAACAACTCCAATCTATTCTGATAAAGAATCAACGAAAGAGAAATATGAGCGGGAACGTCAGTCGATGAAAAAAGTCGCCAGCCCAGCGCTTTTGCTTACGCTTGTTTTCATAGTGTTGTCAATGAGTAGTCAGAATGGTTATCTTCCATCAATTGTTGGCCAAATCAGTGAATATAGTAGTTACGCTACTTTTATTGTGCTGATATTTACTGGAATGCCGTACCTTGCTTATTGCTATAAATTGAAGAAATTAGAGAAACAAGATTTCTAA
- a CDS encoding GNAT family N-acetyltransferase produces the protein MNIRHVKQSDYYVIVPQINEWWDGRQMADKLPKLFFDHFTNTSFVAEQDGEIIGFLIGFLSQSHLQEGYIHFVGVHPIHRDSHIGRQLYESFFQTMKMYGRNLVRCVTSPVNKNSIAYHIRMGFEIEGGNRVVNGIAVHSNYDGPGEERVVFVKRI, from the coding sequence ATGAACATTCGACATGTAAAGCAGTCAGACTACTATGTCATTGTGCCACAAATTAATGAATGGTGGGATGGTAGACAGATGGCAGACAAGCTACCTAAATTGTTTTTTGATCACTTTACAAATACGAGTTTTGTGGCAGAACAGGACGGAGAAATTATTGGCTTTCTGATAGGTTTTCTTTCTCAATCGCATCTACAAGAAGGCTATATCCATTTTGTTGGTGTACACCCAATTCATCGAGATAGCCATATTGGACGCCAACTCTATGAGTCTTTCTTTCAAACGATGAAAATGTATGGTCGTAATTTGGTGAGGTGCGTTACCTCTCCAGTAAATAAGAATTCAATTGCATACCACATTCGAATGGGATTTGAAATTGAAGGTGGTAATCGTGTCGTAAATGGAATTGCGGTGCACTCAAATTACGACGGACCTGGTGAAGAGCGGGTTGTGTTTGTGAAGCGCATATAA
- a CDS encoding SDR family oxidoreductase: MSILVTGFNGKVGLEVAKKLKEMNVAMKCAVRNVVKAASRFGDHYHFVELNFSDSNTFDLALEGVEQVFLIYPPGGDMKFEKFLQTAKEKSVQQIVYLSVKDVQYLPFIHHFKNEKMIKKLGIPYTFIRAGYFMQNLNDFLGDELRVRHRIFVPAGKGKTSFVDTRDLAEVASMVLTHPEDHQNKNYVITGDQALDFFDVAKRMTDVLQVEIHYTNPTVKEFKEFMLKKGVEKEFIDVVVGIHFPTKLGLAKGITNEYEKVTNKKPRRMEGYINDYKDNWV, from the coding sequence ATGTCTATATTAGTAACGGGTTTCAATGGAAAAGTTGGTCTAGAAGTTGCAAAGAAGTTGAAAGAAATGAACGTGGCGATGAAATGTGCGGTGAGGAATGTAGTAAAAGCAGCATCAAGGTTTGGGGATCACTACCATTTCGTTGAACTGAACTTTTCTGATTCAAACACGTTTGACCTTGCGTTAGAAGGTGTTGAACAGGTATTCCTCATTTATCCGCCTGGCGGTGATATGAAATTTGAGAAGTTTCTACAAACAGCGAAAGAAAAAAGCGTTCAACAAATTGTTTATTTGTCAGTTAAGGATGTGCAATACCTGCCTTTTATTCATCATTTTAAAAATGAAAAAATGATTAAAAAGCTGGGGATTCCTTATACATTTATTCGTGCTGGGTATTTTATGCAAAACCTGAATGACTTTCTTGGTGATGAATTAAGAGTACGGCACCGAATTTTTGTTCCTGCTGGAAAAGGAAAGACGAGTTTTGTTGATACAAGAGACCTTGCGGAGGTAGCTTCGATGGTTTTAACACATCCAGAGGATCATCAGAATAAGAACTATGTCATTACAGGGGATCAGGCTCTGGATTTCTTTGATGTTGCTAAACGAATGACGGACGTTCTTCAAGTGGAGATTCACTACACGAATCCAACTGTTAAAGAATTTAAAGAGTTTATGTTGAAAAAAGGGGTGGAAAAGGAATTCATTGATGTGGTAGTCGGGATTCATTTTCCGACAAAATTAGGATTAGCGAAGGGGATCACAAACGAATATGAGAAGGTGACGAATAAGAAACCGAGGAGAATGGAGGGATATATAAACGACTATAAGGATAATTGGGTATAG
- the mprF gene encoding bifunctional lysylphosphatidylglycerol flippase/synthetase MprF, whose amino-acid sequence MKPILHTILFHYLKLLLPAFLFVLSAIQITSFLSDVHVSLLLNEVNQFNIGKLFLVLLITMGAVSPMFLYDSLILKSLQKTFPMKQLLKQSFIVNAVSNLIGSGGIVSSMLRNYFYQTEQDDHSELSKSIGNMTYFYLTGLSLLALIKMITYRESPLLKEIPWLYLVVIVVGLYLPVLIFSFLWNNYRTRSFGTKTRLQLIAVSFLEWSFAFLAIWLLATMLDLSISFHDLFPLFVIAACVGIVSMIPGGLGSFDLTFIWGSQLIGLQNEKVLFLLILFRVGYFFFPFLLAMILFVRDYWEKWNANWDNLPIALVQRLSHVFITLLVFVSGLILLLSAALPGIIDRLKILEEMHSIPFLVNLSHQLSVGAGFALLGLSRGIEYKVKRAYYLTIVVLFCAAAFTFSKGIDYEEAIFLLIVAFILYLSRTRFYRESYVLTWSKTIIDALVILFITSMYVLIGYMSLPSSTNAIPSQVLPYLITDYHTLFYSALIGLLIALLVFLIGNAVIKPKNPIQNSEPKQDPHILEHLTTYRGNTLTHLVFLHDKSLFWNAKRTVFLSFQQSSDKLVVLGDPVGEENDFSNAIDEFQQLADIQGFTPVFYEVSNDLLPLLHEKGFGFFKLGEEAFVELEQFTLSGKKMKALRAVKNKFERENYLFEIATPPHSEALLNKLKNVSDEWLQGRNEKGFSLGFFDVDYLNKSEIAIMKENDTIIAFTSLMPVYDGNKTISIDLMRFLHSAPSGTMDVMFLSLFEWAKAEGYQSFNLGMAPLANVGQSKFSFLSERIAAQIFLHGHIFYHFQGLRKFKGKYAHTWERKYLAYRKKSSLPFTMAQVSRLISKKGSKG is encoded by the coding sequence ATGAAACCAATTTTACACACCATTTTATTTCACTATTTAAAATTACTCTTACCAGCTTTTCTTTTTGTACTCTCTGCCATTCAAATCACGTCATTTCTATCAGACGTTCATGTAAGTCTTCTATTAAATGAAGTAAATCAATTTAATATAGGAAAACTTTTTCTCGTGTTACTCATTACAATGGGGGCAGTTAGCCCAATGTTTTTATATGATTCTTTGATTTTGAAATCATTGCAAAAAACATTTCCAATGAAACAACTTCTGAAGCAATCGTTTATCGTTAATGCCGTTTCAAATTTGATTGGATCTGGTGGAATCGTTAGCAGCATGCTTCGAAACTATTTTTATCAAACGGAGCAGGACGATCACAGTGAACTATCAAAGAGCATTGGAAACATGACCTACTTTTATTTAACTGGTCTATCTCTTCTTGCGCTAATCAAGATGATCACTTACAGAGAAAGTCCCTTACTCAAAGAAATTCCCTGGCTTTATTTGGTTGTGATCGTCGTTGGACTTTATTTACCTGTTCTCATTTTTTCGTTCTTGTGGAACAACTACCGGACGCGCTCTTTTGGCACGAAAACGAGGCTTCAGCTTATCGCGGTATCATTCCTGGAGTGGAGTTTTGCGTTTCTTGCGATCTGGCTATTAGCAACAATGCTTGACTTAAGCATTTCATTTCATGACCTTTTCCCACTCTTTGTGATCGCTGCATGTGTCGGCATTGTTAGTATGATTCCTGGAGGTCTCGGTTCATTTGATCTCACTTTCATCTGGGGCAGTCAGCTGATTGGTTTACAAAATGAAAAGGTGCTTTTCCTGCTCATTTTATTTCGCGTTGGTTACTTTTTCTTCCCATTTTTACTAGCGATGATTCTGTTCGTCAGAGACTATTGGGAAAAGTGGAATGCGAACTGGGATAACCTCCCGATCGCACTCGTACAAAGACTGAGCCACGTATTCATCACTTTGTTAGTCTTTGTATCGGGATTAATCCTACTCTTATCTGCTGCTTTACCCGGAATCATTGACCGACTAAAAATTCTCGAGGAAATGCACTCGATTCCGTTTCTAGTTAATCTCTCACACCAGCTTTCTGTCGGAGCAGGCTTTGCGCTACTCGGATTATCCAGAGGCATTGAATACAAAGTGAAACGAGCCTATTACCTGACGATCGTTGTCCTTTTCTGCGCGGCTGCATTTACATTTTCAAAAGGGATTGATTATGAGGAAGCCATTTTCCTATTAATTGTGGCATTCATACTCTATCTATCAAGAACGCGCTTTTATCGTGAAAGCTATGTGTTAACATGGAGCAAAACGATTATTGATGCACTCGTTATTCTTTTCATTACGTCGATGTATGTTTTAATTGGGTACATGAGCTTGCCGTCTTCAACGAACGCGATTCCGTCGCAAGTGTTGCCCTATCTGATTACGGATTACCACACGTTGTTTTACAGTGCATTAATTGGATTGTTGATTGCGCTACTTGTCTTCCTTATTGGAAACGCCGTGATTAAACCTAAAAATCCAATCCAGAATTCCGAGCCTAAGCAAGATCCTCACATTCTCGAGCACTTAACAACCTATCGCGGCAATACATTAACGCATTTAGTATTCTTACACGATAAATCGCTGTTCTGGAATGCCAAGCGTACGGTATTCCTAAGCTTTCAACAATCGTCTGATAAACTTGTCGTCCTTGGTGATCCGGTTGGAGAGGAAAACGACTTTTCAAATGCAATTGATGAGTTTCAACAGCTTGCAGATATTCAAGGCTTTACGCCAGTCTTCTATGAAGTGAGCAATGATTTGCTTCCACTTTTACACGAAAAAGGGTTTGGCTTTTTTAAACTTGGTGAAGAAGCATTCGTTGAATTGGAGCAATTCACCTTATCCGGTAAGAAAATGAAGGCGCTACGCGCAGTTAAAAACAAATTTGAACGTGAAAATTATCTGTTTGAAATCGCAACACCTCCTCATAGTGAAGCGCTATTGAATAAACTGAAAAATGTATCGGATGAATGGCTACAAGGAAGGAATGAAAAGGGGTTTTCGTTAGGATTCTTTGACGTTGATTATTTGAATAAGTCGGAGATCGCCATCATGAAAGAAAATGATACGATTATCGCCTTTACTAGTCTTATGCCAGTCTACGATGGAAATAAAACCATTTCTATCGATTTAATGCGCTTCCTACACAGCGCCCCGTCTGGCACAATGGACGTTATGTTTCTTTCATTATTTGAATGGGCCAAAGCAGAAGGCTATCAGTCTTTTAACCTTGGCATGGCTCCTCTAGCAAATGTGGGTCAATCCAAATTTTCTTTCCTAAGTGAACGCATCGCTGCCCAAATCTTCCTACATGGCCATATCTTCTATCACTTCCAGGGCCTGCGGAAGTTCAAAGGAAAATACGCTCACACCTGGGAACGCAAATACCTCGCCTATCGCAAAAAATCCTCCCTCCCCTTTACAATGGCGCAGGTCTCGCGATTGATAAGTAAGAAGGGGAGTAAAGGGTAA
- a CDS encoding NUDIX hydrolase: MTIAYVQWGAQKVKLSWNGKTAPDGIVTSAHGFCFNRNQLLLVNLKQRGWDFPGGHIEAGESPEACLAREAMEEGYVKGVSQFIGSLTVDHSENPNWNEQSAYPKVGYQLFYRMDIREVLPFEAEHESMDRMFVDPYQIGASYKRWNEVYQAILEAALKLEEKK; this comes from the coding sequence ATGACGATCGCATATGTTCAATGGGGTGCACAGAAAGTGAAGTTAAGCTGGAACGGCAAAACCGCTCCAGATGGAATTGTGACAAGCGCTCATGGATTCTGTTTCAATAGAAATCAACTTCTTCTCGTAAATTTGAAGCAAAGAGGTTGGGACTTTCCGGGCGGGCATATTGAAGCAGGGGAATCACCTGAAGCTTGTTTGGCGCGTGAAGCAATGGAAGAAGGGTATGTGAAAGGCGTTAGTCAATTCATCGGTTCTTTAACGGTCGATCATAGCGAAAATCCGAACTGGAACGAACAGAGCGCTTATCCTAAAGTGGGGTATCAACTTTTCTATCGAATGGATATAAGAGAGGTGCTACCTTTTGAGGCTGAACACGAATCAATGGATCGCATGTTTGTCGATCCCTATCAAATAGGAGCCTCCTACAAGAGATGGAATGAGGTGTACCAGGCAATTTTAGAAGCTGCACTAAAATTGGAGGAGAAGAAGTGA
- a CDS encoding sporulation protein: MSFMKKMMARVGVGSSEVDTILNRNVLVPGETVDGVIKIRAGSVEQTIEKIDLSLHTTYVQKKDDSKVTKSVQIAQHTVANQFTLQPNDKREFPFAFILPLDAPISKGKSNVWLQTGLDIKNAVDPQDKDMIQVAPHPYINAFLQAVDGLGFKLREVENEEAHGFGRLPFIQEFEFHATHGAFRSRLDELEAVFQPVSKDNIRVILEIDRKARGFSGFLSEMLETDESKVQFMLTTDDVNEIQRQLTDVLNQYA, from the coding sequence ATGTCATTTATGAAGAAAATGATGGCGCGTGTAGGTGTTGGAAGTTCAGAAGTTGATACGATCTTGAATCGGAATGTGCTTGTTCCAGGTGAAACGGTCGATGGTGTGATTAAAATAAGAGCAGGCAGTGTCGAACAAACGATTGAAAAGATCGATCTTTCTCTTCACACAACTTACGTGCAAAAGAAAGATGACAGCAAGGTAACAAAATCGGTTCAGATTGCGCAGCACACGGTAGCGAATCAGTTTACGCTTCAACCAAATGATAAGAGAGAATTCCCATTCGCGTTTATACTGCCACTTGATGCCCCGATCAGTAAAGGGAAGAGTAACGTTTGGCTTCAAACTGGACTCGATATTAAAAATGCCGTGGATCCGCAAGATAAGGATATGATTCAGGTTGCTCCTCATCCGTATATCAATGCTTTCCTTCAAGCAGTCGATGGACTTGGTTTTAAGCTTCGAGAGGTTGAAAATGAAGAAGCTCACGGTTTTGGCCGACTGCCGTTTATTCAGGAATTTGAGTTCCACGCCACACACGGTGCGTTTCGCAGTCGCCTTGATGAGCTAGAAGCCGTGTTCCAGCCGGTTTCAAAAGACAACATTCGCGTGATCCTTGAGATCGATCGAAAAGCACGAGGCTTTTCGGGGTTCTTATCTGAAATGCTTGAAACGGATGAATCTAAAGTGCAGTTTATGTTAACAACAGACGATGTTAACGAGATCCAGCGCCAGCTTACTGATGTTCTTAACCAATACGCATAA
- a CDS encoding PadR family transcriptional regulator, translated as MPRNDSLDVGELTDTSYYILLSLKEPKHGYLIMKSIEELTNHSVVIGPASMYTTIKKLLAAGLIELLDKSEKKKVYVTTEKGVELVRKEIERKRIMIQHGEAILANKGE; from the coding sequence ATGCCAAGGAATGATTCTCTTGATGTAGGAGAGCTAACGGACACGTCTTATTATATTCTTTTATCGCTCAAGGAGCCGAAACATGGCTATTTAATTATGAAGTCGATTGAAGAGTTAACAAATCACAGCGTTGTGATCGGACCGGCGTCCATGTATACAACGATCAAAAAACTTCTTGCGGCCGGTTTGATTGAGCTCTTAGATAAAAGTGAAAAGAAAAAAGTGTATGTAACAACAGAAAAGGGTGTCGAGCTAGTAAGGAAAGAAATTGAACGGAAACGTATCATGATTCAACACGGGGAAGCGATACTTGCAAACAAGGGAGAGTGA
- a CDS encoding kinase, protein MSNLDFTKVLPQASLKTPFVLGIDGLSRSGKTTFVTNLEHYFKSLGYRAVTFHIDDYIEPRNRRYDTGHEEWFEYYFLQWDIEKLKEELFEKAKEGVKPDQGSSTGESPLSDVVIIEGVFLQRKEWRGAFDRMLYLDCAKEVRFQRESEVTQKKIKKFEDRYWKAEEYYLESVRPGEKADIVVES, encoded by the coding sequence ATCTCGAATTTAGATTTTACAAAAGTATTGCCTCAAGCTTCGTTAAAAACACCCTTTGTGCTGGGGATTGACGGGCTAAGTCGTTCAGGTAAAACGACCTTCGTCACCAACCTGGAGCATTATTTCAAGTCGCTAGGATATCGTGCGGTTACGTTTCATATCGATGATTACATAGAACCGCGCAATAGACGCTATGATACGGGGCATGAAGAATGGTTTGAATACTACTTTTTGCAGTGGGATATTGAAAAGCTAAAGGAAGAACTATTTGAAAAGGCGAAAGAGGGAGTAAAACCTGATCAAGGATCTTCTACCGGTGAAAGCCCTCTTTCAGATGTAGTGATCATTGAAGGTGTTTTCCTCCAACGAAAGGAATGGCGCGGAGCCTTTGATCGAATGCTTTATTTAGATTGTGCGAAAGAGGTGCGATTTCAACGAGAAAGTGAAGTAACACAGAAAAAGATAAAGAAATTTGAAGACCGTTACTGGAAGGCAGAGGAGTATTACTTGGAGAGTGTTCGACCGGGAGAAAAGGCTGATATTGTGGTTGAATCTTGA